A window of Epinephelus lanceolatus isolate andai-2023 chromosome 3, ASM4190304v1, whole genome shotgun sequence genomic DNA:
CAGCAGGGAGCCCTGGCTCTGAAAACTGTCTGAGgactcagtctgtgtgtgtgtgtgtgtgtgtgtgtgtgtgtgtgtgtgtgtgtggcaggtgGCAAGAAggatggaaagaaagaaaaaaaaaggacgaCAAAGGTGACAAAATAGACAAAAGAGCAACACTTGGAGTGAGAAACACGAGAGCaggaagatggagagaaaccagtgaggacagaaagagagagatttcCCCTTCAGACTTTCTCCTTGATTCCCAGCCAACACATTTACAATCGAGGAAGTCTCTACTGACTCGCTGCTGCTCcttccctctcccctcctctcctctcccctcatGCCgggacccccctccctcctGAGAAAGTGGGACTCCCTCTCCCTTCCTCccaccctcccttcctcccaccCTTCCTCCTCACTCTCTCGCCCTCCCATCTGAAGATTTaacacagtgcagagcagagcTGGCGGTCACAGTTGCGCCCTGGATTGTAGCAGAGAGAGTTCAGCCCTCCTGCAGCCTGTTAGCCCACCACCATGGATGTCAAACTGCTGGCACTGATGGCTCTGCTGGCCGTGGCCACACATGTACCAACCTCCAACGGTGAGTCCAGGAGAGGGTCGGGAGACTGTAGGGCAGTTTGTAGTGATGCAGAGATTGTTGGTTTGATCATGTTTGAGGGGTTTGCTTGAAGGAATGTGGTACTTGAGATGTTTTAGGATGGAGATATCTGGATGCCGATACTTTTGTAGTTTGGATTATTTTAATCTTGTCTGTGaatgaactttaaaaaaaatagattcagTTTATATTAGAAAATCAGATGAATGTCTTAAATCTACAGGaaaattcatacattttaacttttttgtcattattaaaGCTTGTGTCAGTGTTGCTGGTTCACTGTCAGGTTTTTTTCACATtaatattgatttttgtttAATGGTTGATGAGTTTCATTTGTTGTATACAAGAACGATACCTTTTTCTTGTTGGACTTGTGGCTTCAGCTCTTTGATACCCCTCTTTGATTTTGATTCTTtacatttcatgtttttttgagACATGGAACAATAATAACTACAGCGTATTCCAGTGATTCCTCCACCACCATTTGTCTATattgaataaataataactgaAGAGTTGAAACTATTAGACAATTAACTGATTACTCAATCCccctaaaaaatatttttcaactaAGTGGAGATTCAACTGATTggttaagtcatttttaagggaaagtgccaaaaaaaacactgaatttttgCTGGTTCTCTTAGTTTTTCTCagttctctgtctttctcaagttgaatatctttggattttggactgttTGGACAGAAAACATGCAACTTGAAAATAACAGCTGGGGCTCTGGGTAATTGTGAATTTTGATATTTTACAGGCCAAAATGATTAACTAAGAGAAAAATTAGCAGATTCACCAATAATGAAAATAGCTGTCCTTGATTGGTGGAACATATGTTACATTTTATAATATATGGACTATAATCAGGAATTTACATCACTAATGCAGCTTTTTGTAACATTTAAGGGGACTCATGTGGTTGCTGTTTTTTGAAATAAGCAATAAATTTGCAAATGTTCCAGTATTATAGACTAAAAGCCTTCACGTACCACAGCACgagtgcagcttctgcagtgaccCCACATTAATCTCCCTCATGTTAACCTTGGTGGGAGACAACCAGGGTGTTAAGTCACCCGGCCTGCGTTATGCTAAACTTGTTGTTTCGGCCCACAGTTAGACCCCTGATTGCATATTAAAGAGTTAGGTctaaatgtgtgtatttgtcttttcactttgcTTTCTTTTAATTAGTTTCTAATTAGGGATAAACAATGCGGCGGTGATAGCGGTGGATGCTCGCCTCTTGCCCCGGTGCTGCATAATGATCCCTTAGTTTGCATGAGAAAAGGCCCTGAAGAGGTGTGAATCATTAGGCTGATATTACTGAGGATTTAGCCATTTGTGGCAGCACATTTGGTGCTGCATGATAAGCATGCATGTCAATGGGAATATGTTGAGCAGCAGAACAAAGGTCTGTTATTTACACCTGGTGCACatgattttgtttatttgtgtttatttagccAGGAAATGGCTGATACAAAGTTGTTGCAAAATGAACATCTGCTCTGTGAACTTCTCTAACAGTTTCTTGACTGCAGCCAGAATGAGGCAGATTTTCTTTTAGACCATTTGTATGTAATCAATAAAGCAAAGCATCCATAGCATCAAGGCCTTTGGGAAAGTTTTATAATTGAAAGTTTTATTGCAGGGTGTTTCTCTTCATCTTTTCATAGACATTTTTACAACCACCATCATTTCTTTGGGATCTGCAAACTCAAAAGGGCAAATTAAGCTCCAAACTACAATCAGTTTGTAACTGCATGCACTTGGAGTTATTCTTGAGCATCTGTGGACCCCTGGGCCCCCACAAGCCTCCGTGGAGGCCCAGGGGTGATTTGTAATCATTTTAAGAATGTACTTGAGGTGATTTCCTCAGAGGCTGTTGATGTCGCCTGAGCTGCAGAGTGGTCTTACATAAAGGGGCAAATATTGGAAACTGAATGTGGAGGACCCTTCTCCATTAGAGTGGCAAGGCTGAATGCTCTGGGAGTGAAAAGCTAAaattctgtgtgtatgtgtgcgtgtgagagAGTGTGACTGGTCCAAGGGCTAAtctctttttaatgaacatgtTGTTCAGAGCAATAGCAGGTAAACTCACACGGTCCCATGCTTTGTAAAGGCTCGTTACAGTAGATTAAACACGCTTTTAATTAGTCTATTGAGGGAAGTGATGCTTTTAATCACAACTGAAATGAAGTAGAAGCTACTGTGTCGGACTTTGGATTTTTAATTTGAGTCGATGTAAATATTTTAATCCTCATATGATCTAAAACGATCCCTTGACCCTGTGTACAATGAAACGTTTAAGTTgtctgggagaaaaaaaaaacaaaggagtCATAAAATTGCTCTTGAGCTCTGTTCCATGTCTGTAAGTGAGCCGGTGAGCTGAAATTACACCTTATTTCCACAATGCTCAGTTGCCTGTTtggtttgactgtgcagtttcTTGTCTTGCAGTTTTATCACTTTTTCTCATATTAATGCTAATTTGTTATTTTCCTTGTGTGTTTGCAGCAAAGCCCATCAGTCTGGTAGAGCGGTGCTGGTGTCGTTCCACCCTCAACACGGTTCCGCAGCGCTCCATCAAAGAGCTCAAGTTCCTCCACACGCCCAACTGCCCCTTCCAAGTCATGTAAGTGAATGAGTGTAACATCACTGTGGTGATTAACTTGTAGAAAATGAATTTCCTGATGTGAATGTGTGCTGATTGTTTGAAAGGTTCTGTCACTTGCGTAGCTCTTTAAGTTAATTTTCTCAGTTGTTGGTGTGTTGTGCCAAAACATTGCGCTGCAAAAATCATGCCAGCTCTCCGTAAACCAAGGGTTCAAGCAACTGTTCCAAATCGGTGACAAATCATTTTTAAGGGGCTTTTAAGTATTGTGCGTATGTATAAACTAGTTTGCTTGCTCATGACTTGTGGCTGATCCTGACTGGGACCATGCACAGTGCTCACCTGGACATGATGTTCCCATCATTACATACTGTACCTGAATGCGTCATGTGTGATAATCGGCTGTTGAGTTTAATTCATCCACCAAAACGAGAAGTAATGTCACAATATCTGACAATAATCCCACCTTGGTgatacaaaacattttttactgaTTACAGCAGTGCAGCTGGAATCAGTCTGATGTCatcatattttatgtctttgctgtgtgtgtgtgtgacctcccACCCTGAACGTCTTCAAAGTGATATGAAGAGAAAATgaatcattttaattaatttgggTGCAGAGAGTCTTAAGCAAAGACTGGAGATGTATTAGGCCTAGATAATGGAccttaaaaaaagtttaaatgaaCACTAAAGGGACAGATGGAGGAATTATTCACATGTCTGCAACAGAAATCCTTCATCCATAGAAATATCATTAAATTTGAAGTAAATggaaattaaattatttctactttaattaaataatacCATCATAGTCTTGGGCCTATTGGGCAGCAAGTATTAATAATCAACAGTTTCATGTGGAAATGCAATGAAataagtgagacatcaaaactGATCATCTGCTAATGAAACACTATGGCACAATTCTCTTACTCAATTTTGCTTGTGTTCAATCCTGCTTTAAAATAAGGACATATTTCCAGTCACATTTATCCCAGTCTACCTGAGCTAATGACCATTTTTTAGCCCCTGCCTCCTAAAATACCAcactcatttattttcttctaaTTTAAGGCAATGAAAAAACAGTCATCCTTGATTTATATtagattcttcttctttttagaTTCAATTTTGAGGTCTGTGTCACATGATATTAGTCCTTTTTATAGTCCTGGTGcttctttatcttttttatgtGATAACTTTTTTTATAACTTAATTTCCCTGATTTTCACCATTATTTAGTATGTTAAATATAAAGGGAATCATACACTACTCAACTAAAACAGTGTGGATAGATTGAGGGTGGATGTGTGAAGAGTGGTGTTAATATCCTTCTATTCTTTCCCTAATGAGAGGCCTGAGTTTAAAACAACATGATCCTCTCAGAGAGAGGAAAGCGGTAACGGCCGGAGCTCGAGGGGGCCGTTTATGTTTTGCAAAGGAAGCAATAATTAAAGGTCAGAGTGATTACCTTTGTATTTCTTCTGACCCCCTGTGTCCCTtaccactttttatttttatttcccgCCTCAAACTGCCCAGCAACATCGAGCATAATGTCACTAATCTGGAACACATTAACTAAAAAGCCTCATTCATTTGTCCGCTATAGAAAACGGGGCGGCAGAAGCTTCACAGCCAAAAGGCTAAAAGGCTGTGGGGCTTCTGCCAGGAAGGGCGGGGGTGTAATGACTGTTAAGGGGTGAGCGAATGGCAAAAGGTCAGAGAGGACACACAGCGCTCCAGCCAGGACACAAACTCCCTCTAACCTCCCTCCAGAAAACTGCCAGAGGAGTCAAGAAGTCACTGAGACAAGGAGCCTGCGGAGTTGCTCCTATATCTCTATTGAGGCAGATGAAAGAAATCCAGTAACACTACACCCTctaccccccctcctcctccgcccAGTGTCCCACCGTGCGCCCTCATCCCAGCATGCTGTTGGTATTAACTTGCTGTGAAGTAATTACTACCTGCTGCTTGTGGAACTCCGGCCCTCAAATTCCAGCCAAGTCAATTAGGGTTTCAACTCTCAGTTGGTCACCCAGACAAGCAGACAGATAAACAGGATGAAGGGAGACACATCAAAACAGCAGAGAGCGGCTGAGCGGATGAGCCGGGACGCCCCTAATAAAATaagagaggaggggaagaagGGGAAGAGGGTGACATCCCTGGAGGAAAAGCAAACACAGATCCAGTTACTGAGCTGTTTGGCCTCCTGACTCGCATGTTAGTCTGAGGGATTTAAAGCTGATGCTTGGATTGATGCTCCTGAACTGCTCTTTTAAGTTTCAGGCCATTTGCTCGTTGGCTTGCGTGTGTGCACCTTAATGGAGTGAGGAATAGGGGAGGTGGCATGTTAAAGGTGTAGCAAAGGGTGGGGGTTCAAACTGAATCAGAAAACAGTGATCAGGGAGCAGTGAGGAGGTGCAGAGCAATGTGTTTAATTTGCAGGGCAGTgtgatggagagatggagggaagagaaagaggaacAGTGAGGCGAGACACCTCTTCAGTTGTTAACTCTCATACACGATCTTTTGCCACCGAGGTGTGAGATCCACATGTTTGGAGGGGGGGATGAGACCCCGCCGCCTGCCCCCCCAACAGATCTGACACCCTCCCAGCAGTTTGTCTGATAACTGAACAAATCCCCTCCTAAATATTTGGCTCAGCTCTCTTTCAACAGGCCGGACATCACACGCAGGAACAAGCACTCTGCGTGACCGTAGAAGTGTTGATCATAAATCTCTGCAGCTTCTGCTTCACTCTTATACTACAAATGAGATCCAGCTGATCTGTAAACACAACTGCTTGACATCTGAGTCACGAAATCCAAATTTTGGACATTCAgattttcaagttttttttgtgtatagttgcacatttaaaaatagtttaaaaaagCACATATATGACAATATTTATTCTTAACCCAGTAATAAATTATAAGGAGCAACAAATGATTTGCACTTATTTTTAGCCACTTATTCATATCAAAGTAGAACATGCAAAAACCAAATAGACAAAATAGGCAGCAAAAACAGATACATTTGCCACAAATcacaatcacacagaaatgcaatTATACAAttatgaataaaaatgtaaaatacaagaATTTACAGGATTCTATCCTTATACTGTGGAAACCAAACCAAAACCTCAAATCAATTCAATAATGATAGAAAAGTTTTTGAATGAGCGTTGGGCAAGGATAAATCAGTctattacatttaatttacagtacacaacattAATGATATGCTTACTGTTACTCATGAATCTTTGTGTAATCACTAACACTAAGTCATTGTGTGGCACTTTTCCATAACGAGccaggtctcactccgaagtcgtcaaaatccggcacttgggcggtgacttgtggtgtcacaaaccaatgaaaaaaggtctcctttaacattggcatgatacacagccagttgcagttatagtttaacagcacccaGCAGCTTCAGgaaaaggacaaaagttaaggcagcgaacgTTCAAGAGGGGCAAGtggaagaggaggtggatgggtccaacaaatgcTTACGTTCACcggagagagcagtgttcgcgtcccgtaagattctaaagccaaaccctgttcttttttcctaaacccaaccacatttGTTTCAATTCACATTCGTTAAATTTCCTGAGAAAAGaaaagtgtatcttgaaagaagagaacttgacacagtgtcccagaacgtcaacaaccaacgcacccagggtaccttgcatgtcgtatgtggacgtggaaagtccatgaccaaaacatcaatacgtgacaaggtcggagtgagaatgtgttgccataaCAGCAAGGTGAACTACTTAGCTAACAGTTGAAACACTGGCTAATCGTTTTGTAACTTTTCGAGCTGGAGAGTCAGACAAACCATCAACTTCAGAAACCATCGACGATAAAACTACTGCTGACTGAGAAGGGACAGGCAAATGAGAAAAGACCCAAAAATATTCAAAGAATGATCTCAAGTGCAACTCAGTTTTACACAATCAATGTAATAGTGGGTCcctgctttgtttttctctgagcTGAGGGGTCTTTGGCCTGAAACATGTTAAAGACCCTTCTCTTTGATGAAGAAAGAGGTTAAACACGCTTCAACCACCTCAGAAGAAATAACAGGCCTGCCTGGTGTCATAATAATGTCTGCAACAATGTGAAACATAACCTCATTTTAGGAGCCAAGATTACTCATGACTTTTAAACCAGCCTGACCAAAATGCTTTCCCCTACAAACTTCATCAGCCTACGAGTTGGGATGTTTTGTGTGCAACGTAGAGACAGCTTTACAAGCCACGTGGCCCACTGTGATCAGCGATGCGAGCCTCCCCTCCAGCTGTCCCTGAGTGGAAACAGAGAGCTGCGATTTTTCACCGCCAACCGGAGGGTGACAGCCTGTTATGTGCAGTAATCCTCCGGTGTTCAGCTGGGATGTGTTGTAGGATGTGCAGAGGTTTTTAGGGCTTAACTGAGGTGTTTCTGAGCTCAGCCTTCATAAACTGTATCAGATATCATCCTGACATATTGTGCTCATTTCAACATCGAGGTCTTTTGATTTATTCAACACGAGTCGAACCTTAAATAGAgcaagttttattttatgttatgatATGCTCTAACAAAGGAAGCTGCGTTCCttttttggtttaaataaaGCAGATAAGCTGATGTTAAATGAAGCAGCACCAGTGTGATGCTCTTAATTTTGACGTTAAGGTGACAGTTTGTTAGAAGTAGTAATCCTCTGGTTTTAACTGGGATGTGTTGGAAGATGTTCTAGGCTTTTGGAGATTTAGGTGAGCTTTTGTTCAGGTTGgctttcataaaaaataaataatattaaagtGATTTACTGGCCATAAAGAGCTTatgttaaagatatttttagagCATTATCTCTTCAACTTAAACAATATCACCTCCCAAATATATGCCATCTTTATAGTGCTTACAAGAATTATAAATGTTACATATGgtacatttagatttaaaaggTCATACCAGCGGTTTGTGTGTTCAGGTTTAATAACTGCAAATTGCctgtattgtacatttctgcctGCCATTATCCAAATTATAGGctacagtggctttttagcaAATTTCTCACGTTGTAAGAAGCCATTATTTTCCATTAATTTCATTACTGTGTGAGAGTGGAAACTTGCTTGACCAAAGTACTTCGTCAAAGTGAAGAAATTGTCACCTTCATTTAAAgtcaaatgtgtgtttactgatgCTTGGTCTGGCAGTTGTGAGCAGAAACTATTCTTTATGCTGGTGCGTTCAAAGACGCTCAAACATTTGACACTACTGAGCAGCAACCATTTAAATGCAAGAGATAATGGTGGTCACAGTATAACGCTTACagcttgctttttgttttggtgtttacATTTTGAATTAGATTGTGTTtaaccctgagcaaattggcttgatttcttttaaaaacatgggaagaaagcaatgagcaacgaaagaagaaattacccccaaaaaattagcaaaaaaaaaaagaaataataaaaagtataaagtcaacaaacaaagaaatgacctggaaagagtGCTTAAGAATGataattattttgtaatttaaaaaaaaataaaaaaataaataataattaaaaatacagtaaaatccCTAGGtgtcttcttttttccccctatttttttaaaataattttccaaatttatgtatttacttttttgcagtttgtgggacatttcttaccaagttgctaattgccttttttcccatcatttaaaaagaaatcagaccaatttgctcagggttcaaaggtataaatacttgcaaaaggcatctaaaagcagcacaagaaaagtgatgttgctgGAGGTTTGAAAGGGTTAATCACAGTTCATTTAAACAGTTTGAGTTTGGACTATCAAAGGAGGTCATAATGTAACTTTGGAAAGATTCAAGGTTGTGATGGATTATTGCTAACAACAAGTAAGTTCCAAGTCTCTATGAGATGATTGATGGGGTTCCGACATGAATGGAAACTGTTGGCTCTCTGGAAGTTGGGGAATCAGCTTACAGAGATTCTCAAACTGTGGTACGCAGAGGCAGAGACATCGTATGAGGCAAAGATACTGCGTGAGGTGAAAGGCGTTAAGGTGCTTGAAAAAACTTTGCACCACTACTCTTGTCAAAATTCATACTCTGTCAAGGGCAAAttgaatgttttaaatattgatgGATGTGTCCCCTGTATCCCCCCAAAAAAGCTACACCTATGCTCGGAGTCATAACTTTGTCAAATAAACAGAACACGCACATTGAAAACAAGAACAGGTAATAGTTAATTCGGCATATTTTTAATTACGCCAAATTGctaaaatctaaataaatacagactgaaaataaaatttgtagCCCACAACTGGCTCCACAGCATGTTTACTTTCTGTTTAAATCTCTCCATCCCAAAGCATTATGGGAACAGCAATTTTGTCTGAGGGCGCCCAACAGTGTCAGACTTCAAACCCCTCTGCTTTGGAAAATAGTCTGTAGTaatttaaaatatacagtactgtaataataataatacactttaTGTACACATTTGATGACTGGTCTAATACCATGCACAGCCACCTGTGTGGTCCTCAGGAGAAGATGCCTAAAAAGGAACTTGACTGATGTCCTGTGAGGGTCTGTGTTAATTAAAATGCCAGTCAAGTTTCC
This region includes:
- the cxcl12b gene encoding chemokine (C-X-C motif) ligand 12b (stromal cell-derived factor 1) codes for the protein MDVKLLALMALLAVATHVPTSNAKPISLVERCWCRSTLNTVPQRSIKELKFLHTPNCPFQVIAKLKNNREVCINPETKWLQQYLKNAINKVKKSRRRNNKKN